One part of the Candidatus Mancarchaeum acidiphilum genome encodes these proteins:
- a CDS encoding carbamoyltransferase C-terminal domain-containing protein, protein MYVLGIWDGTDSGSALIDNEQIIYASNEERFTGTLLEPTFPSNSIKAALKYAKIKPSDVNEIAFCSTDTKGNARRISKRLNEKIYNYEIGNYGSPNFEHFKRKIGYISEDAGVSPLCRYLGKKNVYRNLNALGFKDFNLHEVNSQMAESALSAFTSPFSDSLVITMDLTGGSLSGMVSTFKKGKLESQINIKSKDSVGRIYSQASSIIGIHGDPNAKRLMEMSVYSYPYSMNDNVIKGLLDVDGTYMHGRYGPIKEYKLLREIAWKYPPERFSYMVQQEIEYLFSKFAASVIDRYGVKDVAIGGEMASNTKLNYSIANLENIGRLHVSPYPSKGGLALGSAMYLNYKLNGICQYNFTPYLGESYGEDEISNAAKSNRLKPERENPRDQAEHAAELIEEGNYILWFQGRSEYSRFGLGNRSILSSTNNDLSKGRMDKYIKREGLFHNYGASLLSEDAPYLIDYKNGEGRDFMNIAHYVNEDAKQAMHSVMRLDGSVDTQTVSDENQNFEHLLKHLKNLSGYGSVLNTGMNLSLRPIALSPEDAIYTMLVSNSKYLFMDGFTFARKKGIS, encoded by the coding sequence ATGTATGTATTAGGAATTTGGGATGGGACAGACTCTGGATCAGCTCTAATCGACAATGAGCAAATAATCTATGCATCGAATGAAGAGAGATTTACAGGAACTCTACTCGAACCGACTTTCCCAAGCAATTCCATCAAAGCAGCCTTGAAGTATGCAAAAATAAAGCCTTCAGATGTGAACGAAATTGCATTTTGCAGCACGGATACCAAAGGAAATGCAAGGAGGATCTCAAAGAGGCTAAACGAGAAAATATATAATTATGAAATAGGTAACTACGGGAGCCCTAATTTTGAACATTTTAAGCGTAAAATAGGATACATATCGGAGGATGCAGGAGTCTCGCCTTTATGCAGATATCTTGGAAAGAAAAATGTTTACAGAAACCTAAATGCTCTGGGATTTAAGGACTTCAACTTACACGAAGTAAACAGCCAGATGGCGGAATCAGCACTGTCAGCATTTACCTCACCATTTAGTGACTCCTTAGTAATTACCATGGACCTAACTGGGGGTAGCTTGTCCGGTATGGTATCAACCTTCAAGAAGGGCAAGCTGGAGAGCCAGATCAATATCAAGTCAAAGGACTCAGTCGGTCGGATTTACTCGCAGGCAAGCTCAATAATTGGGATACATGGAGATCCAAACGCAAAGCGTTTGATGGAAATGTCTGTATATTCATATCCATATAGTATGAACGACAATGTAATCAAAGGCCTCTTGGATGTGGACGGCACATACATGCATGGCAGGTACGGCCCTATAAAGGAATATAAGTTGCTTAGGGAAATAGCTTGGAAATACCCACCGGAAAGATTTTCCTATATGGTCCAGCAGGAGATAGAATACTTATTTTCAAAGTTTGCTGCCAGTGTAATAGACAGGTATGGCGTTAAGGATGTTGCAATAGGGGGAGAAATGGCATCCAACACAAAGCTGAATTATAGCATTGCAAATTTGGAGAATATTGGCAGGCTGCATGTATCCCCATATCCGAGCAAGGGTGGATTGGCTCTAGGTTCTGCCATGTACCTGAATTACAAGCTGAACGGAATTTGCCAATACAATTTCACCCCTTACTTGGGTGAGTCATATGGTGAAGATGAAATTAGCAATGCGGCAAAGTCTAATAGGCTAAAGCCAGAGAGGGAGAATCCAAGGGACCAGGCCGAGCACGCAGCCGAGCTTATAGAAGAGGGAAATTATATACTTTGGTTCCAGGGAAGATCCGAATACTCAAGATTTGGGTTAGGGAACAGGAGCATTTTATCTTCAACCAACAATGACCTATCAAAGGGAAGGATGGACAAATATATCAAAAGGGAAGGGCTTTTCCATAATTACGGAGCGTCACTGCTTTCAGAAGACGCTCCCTACCTAATTGATTATAAAAATGGGGAAGGACGGGATTTTATGAATATAGCGCATTATGTAAACGAGGATGCAAAGCAGGCGATGCATTCAGTGATGAGGCTTGACGGCAGTGTGGACACCCAAACAGTCTCAGACGAAAATCAAAATTTCGAGCATCTGCTCAAGCACTTAAAGAATCTTTCTGGATATGGATCTGTGCTAAATACTGGAATGAACTTGAGCCTGAGGCCAATAGCCCTGTCACCTGAAGACGCAATTTATACAATGCTGGTCTCAAATTCCAAGTACCTATTCATGGACGGATTCACATTTGCAAGGAAAAAGGGGATATCTTAA
- a CDS encoding KH domain-containing protein gives MQEVYIPAERLKLLKSNHDLLKRLEDTCNCHLKISQGNSIEIEGDAFDEFNAKNILYAFGRGFSIEIAEKLLNDEFYFTFIDLADYAKNKNRRTEIKARLIGNNGRTKKYIEEVSSAYLSIYGDTICFIGKADNIAEAETAAKTLIEGGSHRLAYRRMEAAHKRYRKAPESKEV, from the coding sequence ATGCAAGAAGTTTACATACCGGCGGAAAGATTAAAATTACTAAAATCAAATCATGACCTATTAAAAAGATTGGAAGATACATGCAACTGCCATCTTAAAATAAGCCAAGGCAATAGCATAGAGATAGAAGGAGATGCCTTTGATGAATTCAATGCCAAGAATATACTTTATGCGTTTGGCAGGGGATTCAGCATAGAGATAGCCGAAAAACTCTTGAATGATGAATTCTATTTTACATTCATAGACCTGGCTGATTATGCCAAAAACAAAAACAGGAGAACAGAGATCAAGGCAAGGCTAATAGGCAATAATGGCAGGACTAAAAAGTATATAGAGGAGGTAAGTTCCGCATATCTAAGCATATACGGGGATACAATATGCTTCATAGGAAAAGCAGATAACATCGCCGAAGCGGAAACCGCCGCCAAGACCTTAATAGAAGGCGGTTCCCATAGGTTGGCTTACAGGAGAATGGAAGCTGCTCATAAAAGATATAGAAAGGCCCCTGAATCAAAAGAGGTTTGA
- a CDS encoding ATP-binding protein, translating to MSIVKMQHVMSNEVSKRSFLSRPPEPPANILLNDPMNSIYIGNTKIFKIPFAWNFDNVTNPHIAVVGITGAGKSYFVKTFLIRANYIWDTNAVIIDWASEYKAWVQQSGGTILSLGKGDYINIMDLAGMKPLDRVKQIMGAFEILTDIASYPEQRRLTEEALEQAYANLGFNLAERPPEGKDAPTLKDGIALLEEQLQSGGYQYPAELENAIYRLRQFARPGEDFFSRKSTLDIEKMANSGLVDIDLSGLSDDTFRALAALFILQTLKEKMRFEGFAETKGIKTFVVLDEAWKVASDDRSDAITIVREGRKYQFGLIVASQNPTDINEAIYSNVGTNFILRIKFERFLDYIQGSLNFSPYIRSEISNFGVGQAAVDMSFTTSMRFPNIFVLDRIKGEEPLYIYTINLTDVLTQAEVSANLLPRDYQFEEDELKNKMINYNVSGDIINQLFKKLDSQGRTINMLDFVRTLYSYHLRVADIIALLKSMSIEDLLITRIISSSGVRNE from the coding sequence ATGTCTATTGTAAAGATGCAACACGTGATGAGCAATGAGGTGTCTAAGAGGTCATTTTTGTCAAGGCCTCCAGAGCCGCCGGCAAATATACTGCTTAATGATCCTATGAATTCAATTTATATAGGCAATACCAAGATATTCAAGATCCCGTTCGCTTGGAATTTCGACAATGTCACCAACCCCCATATAGCAGTAGTGGGAATAACAGGTGCAGGAAAGAGCTATTTTGTAAAGACCTTCCTGATAAGGGCAAACTATATATGGGATACGAATGCTGTGATAATAGACTGGGCTTCGGAGTACAAGGCATGGGTACAGCAGAGCGGTGGCACAATACTTTCATTGGGGAAGGGGGACTATATCAATATCATGGACCTTGCAGGTATGAAGCCATTGGATAGGGTCAAGCAGATAATGGGCGCATTTGAGATACTTACGGATATCGCGTCTTATCCTGAACAGCGCAGGCTGACTGAAGAGGCTTTGGAGCAGGCTTACGCCAATCTGGGCTTCAACTTGGCGGAAAGGCCGCCTGAAGGCAAGGATGCGCCGACGCTTAAGGATGGGATAGCCCTGCTTGAAGAGCAGCTTCAATCGGGAGGATACCAGTACCCGGCAGAACTTGAAAATGCAATATATAGGCTTAGGCAGTTTGCGAGGCCAGGGGAGGACTTCTTCTCAAGGAAGAGCACTTTGGACATAGAAAAGATGGCTAATTCTGGATTGGTCGACATAGATCTTTCAGGATTGTCTGATGATACTTTTAGGGCATTGGCAGCATTGTTCATCTTGCAGACATTGAAAGAGAAAATGAGGTTTGAAGGTTTTGCCGAAACAAAAGGGATAAAGACCTTCGTGGTGCTTGATGAAGCTTGGAAGGTGGCCAGCGATGACAGAAGCGATGCAATCACGATAGTCAGAGAGGGAAGGAAATACCAGTTCGGGCTCATAGTGGCATCCCAAAACCCCACGGATATTAATGAGGCGATATACTCAAACGTGGGCACTAACTTCATACTTAGGATAAAATTTGAAAGGTTCCTTGATTACATACAGGGCTCTTTGAACTTCTCGCCTTATATCAGAAGCGAGATAAGCAATTTCGGAGTAGGTCAAGCCGCTGTGGACATGTCATTCACAACATCGATGAGGTTCCCAAACATATTCGTTCTGGACAGGATAAAGGGTGAAGAGCCATTATACATATACACAATAAACTTGACAGATGTGCTGACACAGGCAGAGGTTTCGGCCAACCTTCTCCCAAGAGATTACCAGTTTGAGGAAGATGAGCTCAAGAACAAGATGATAAACTATAACGTCAGCGGGGACATAATAAACCAGCTGTTTAAGAAGCTGGACAGCCAGGGGAGGACCATAAACATGCTTGATTTCGTGAGAACCCTTTACTCTTACCATCTTAGGGTGGCGGATATAATTGCGTTGCTGAAAAGCATGAGCATAGAGGACCTTCTCATAACAAGGATAATCTCCTCTTCAGGTGTAAGAAATGAGTGA
- the top6B gene encoding DNA topoisomerase VI subunit B: protein MPPINNANETVGSADSIFNKFKEHSISEFFKKNKQMLGYSGLAHSMVTIVHEYVTNSLDACEEAGILPEITVSIKDAGENKYWISIEDNGPGIPKKYIGKALATILAGTKFNSYKQQRGQQGIGAAGCTLFSSMTTGKPIHIESTTLNESYACDLSINTIDNTPVVSNMSDINHSGTGLKVEGVFGEIKYERGDRGVYEYLKRTALVNPHCQIAFIDPESEKYIFTRSINAIPKKPKEVKPHPLGLSINDIIEFSQVSQEKKISTFLQNSFTRVSPKKIEELRKVCNIDFDKPPSEINWDDAEMLINAFKKIDWIAPDASSLSILGKSQIKTTVLNILNPEYISVTERKPKVFYGGIPFIIESAIAIGGNAGKKTEDNDYTSNIMRFANKVPLLFDAGSCAITEAVKKVSWKRYDIDLEKQPVSIMVNMSSIYIPYSGVGKESIQQDQSIVNEIKFALMDCAREMHHYLKNKERDKIEMSKYKSIIKYVDHLSSDLAFITDMDRGMIKEKLSTLVESHYIKKKDIEETDSGESGEQVI from the coding sequence ATGCCTCCAATTAATAATGCCAATGAAACAGTAGGGAGTGCGGATTCAATATTCAACAAATTCAAGGAGCACTCAATTTCAGAATTCTTCAAGAAGAACAAGCAGATGCTGGGCTATTCCGGGTTAGCCCATTCTATGGTCACGATAGTCCACGAATATGTCACAAATTCACTGGATGCATGTGAAGAGGCAGGCATACTTCCAGAGATAACAGTTTCTATAAAAGATGCAGGTGAAAACAAGTATTGGATCAGCATAGAAGACAATGGCCCGGGGATACCAAAGAAATACATTGGAAAAGCGCTTGCCACCATTCTTGCTGGCACTAAATTCAATTCTTACAAGCAGCAGAGAGGCCAGCAGGGTATAGGAGCCGCAGGGTGCACATTGTTCTCTAGCATGACAACAGGCAAGCCTATACATATAGAGTCCACAACATTAAACGAATCTTATGCATGTGATTTATCAATCAATACCATTGACAACACCCCCGTAGTTTCCAATATGAGTGACATAAATCATAGTGGCACAGGGCTTAAAGTTGAGGGGGTTTTTGGAGAGATAAAATATGAAAGAGGTGACAGAGGTGTTTACGAGTACCTGAAAAGGACGGCGCTTGTAAATCCACACTGCCAGATAGCATTCATCGATCCCGAATCCGAAAAATACATATTTACACGTTCAATAAATGCAATACCTAAAAAGCCAAAGGAAGTAAAGCCCCATCCATTAGGGCTGTCCATAAATGACATAATAGAATTCTCACAGGTATCACAAGAGAAAAAGATTTCGACTTTTCTTCAGAACTCATTTACTCGTGTAAGCCCCAAGAAAATCGAAGAACTAAGAAAAGTTTGCAATATTGATTTTGACAAGCCCCCCTCTGAAATAAACTGGGATGATGCAGAGATGCTTATAAACGCATTCAAGAAAATAGACTGGATAGCTCCAGATGCCTCATCATTAAGCATACTGGGAAAATCCCAAATCAAAACGACAGTCCTTAACATACTAAATCCAGAATACATCTCAGTGACAGAGAGGAAGCCAAAGGTGTTCTATGGAGGGATACCATTTATAATAGAGTCGGCTATAGCGATAGGCGGAAATGCAGGGAAGAAAACAGAAGACAACGATTATACATCAAATATAATGAGGTTTGCGAATAAAGTTCCATTGCTATTTGACGCGGGAAGCTGTGCGATTACAGAAGCGGTAAAGAAAGTATCATGGAAGAGGTATGACATAGACCTGGAAAAGCAGCCTGTAAGCATAATGGTCAACATGTCCTCAATTTATATACCCTATTCAGGGGTCGGCAAGGAATCCATACAGCAGGACCAATCTATAGTCAATGAGATAAAATTTGCATTGATGGACTGTGCAAGGGAGATGCATCATTACCTGAAGAACAAAGAGAGGGACAAGATTGAGATGAGCAAGTATAAATCAATAATCAAATATGTTGACCACCTGTCTTCGGATTTGGCATTCATCACTGACATGGACAGAGGCATGATAAAGGAAAAGCTGTCAACCCTTGTAGAATCTCATTACATAAAGAAAAAAGACATAGAGGAGACCGATTCAGGCGAATCAGGAGAGCAGGTCATTTAG
- a CDS encoding transcriptional regulator: MAELSNIEQLIVDVMQSMGATKETSIKTADDIAKKCSRPKGLVTNSLITLTQKGLIKRVAREKVAGYYIVQK; encoded by the coding sequence ATGGCAGAATTATCTAATATAGAGCAATTGATAGTTGACGTGATGCAGTCAATGGGTGCCACCAAGGAAACATCAATAAAGACCGCGGACGATATAGCTAAAAAATGCAGCAGGCCAAAGGGTCTTGTAACAAATTCATTGATTACACTGACACAGAAAGGCTTGATAAAGAGAGTAGCAAGGGAGAAGGTGGCAGGCTACTACATTGTCCAGAAGTGA
- a CDS encoding 50S ribosomal protein L40e has product MGKFAVADAALSKIWVCKKCKARNKAGAEKCRKCGSKYLRPKRKDTRVKK; this is encoded by the coding sequence ATGGGAAAATTTGCAGTAGCTGATGCAGCATTATCAAAGATTTGGGTTTGCAAGAAATGCAAAGCCAGGAACAAGGCAGGAGCAGAGAAGTGCAGGAAGTGCGGATCTAAATACCTTAGGCCAAAGAGAAAAGATACTAGAGTTAAAAAGTGA
- a CDS encoding HDIG domain-containing metalloprotein, translating into MLLHSKAVYELAVEIGKRANANLNLITAGALLHDIGRSKANGLDHGHIGAEILRKKRVNEKVARIVERHIGAGLTKEDVVKNGLYIPKKNYVPITYVPITLEEKIVAEANNLIYGSKRVRIEKTIERYKKEGLNNSAEHILKLHKELSKKCKIDLDDLCTD; encoded by the coding sequence TTGCTGCTCCATTCAAAGGCTGTTTATGAATTGGCTGTTGAAATTGGAAAGAGGGCCAACGCAAACCTTAATCTTATAACAGCAGGTGCATTGCTTCATGACATAGGCAGGAGCAAGGCAAATGGCTTGGATCATGGGCACATAGGGGCAGAGATCCTAAGGAAAAAGAGGGTAAATGAGAAGGTTGCAAGAATAGTGGAAAGGCATATAGGAGCTGGATTGACAAAAGAGGATGTGGTAAAAAATGGCCTATACATACCTAAAAAGAACTATGTCCCGATCACATATGTCCCGATCACATTGGAGGAAAAGATAGTGGCGGAAGCTAACAACCTTATTTATGGCTCAAAAAGAGTAAGAATAGAAAAAACGATTGAACGTTATAAAAAAGAGGGGTTGAATAACTCAGCTGAACACATATTGAAGCTCCATAAGGAACTATCAAAAAAGTGCAAAATTGACTTGGACGACCTGTGTACGGATTAA
- a CDS encoding DUF2666 family protein translates to MDGKPDNYIDFSVKYNDWVAIKRLSIDDKVTPEEVVYNLASIESSIDSKVYKFLGIDINSIDSLAKNLAKQSGSGYKGLPKLASLIDTKQVKDSLSKACKTQVVVPFAKSYLLDKSLKYMKLSADIELPTMLKAFPDLKARYKYKAPKSKILK, encoded by the coding sequence ATGGATGGTAAACCGGATAATTATATTGACTTCTCAGTAAAATATAATGATTGGGTTGCGATAAAGAGGTTATCAATTGATGATAAGGTAACCCCCGAAGAAGTAGTCTATAATTTAGCTTCAATAGAATCTTCAATAGATTCAAAGGTGTACAAATTTTTAGGCATAGATATAAACTCAATAGATTCTTTGGCTAAAAATCTAGCAAAGCAGTCAGGATCAGGATACAAGGGCTTGCCTAAGCTTGCTTCTTTAATTGACACAAAACAGGTAAAGGACAGCTTGTCAAAAGCCTGCAAGACACAAGTTGTAGTGCCATTTGCAAAATCCTATCTCTTAGACAAGTCATTGAAGTACATGAAATTGAGCGCAGATATAGAATTGCCTACGATGCTCAAGGCATTCCCGGATCTTAAAGCAAGGTACAAATACAAAGCTCCGAAAAGTAAAATATTAAAATAA
- the yciH gene encoding stress response translation initiation inhibitor YciH has translation MSEICPKCGLPKELCVCDVLDKETETKIKIYKKKAKFNKVMTVIEGIAANSIEETTKDLKRLLACGGTYKGNQIELQGDHREATKKALINIGYKASGIDLE, from the coding sequence ATGTCAGAAATCTGCCCTAAATGTGGGCTGCCCAAAGAGCTTTGTGTTTGTGATGTCTTAGATAAAGAGACGGAAACTAAAATAAAGATCTATAAAAAGAAAGCAAAATTCAATAAAGTAATGACTGTGATTGAAGGGATAGCTGCGAATTCAATAGAAGAGACGACAAAAGACCTGAAAAGGTTATTGGCGTGCGGAGGTACCTATAAAGGGAACCAGATAGAACTTCAGGGAGACCACAGGGAAGCGACTAAGAAAGCATTGATAAATATAGGGTACAAAGCTTCTGGAATAGATTTGGAGTGA